The following proteins come from a genomic window of Hydractinia symbiolongicarpus strain clone_291-10 chromosome 2, HSymV2.1, whole genome shotgun sequence:
- the LOC130627302 gene encoding uncharacterized protein LOC130627302: protein MGKGFWKSVKPLFNEKAKYGKERITLVDKYIQYNNDSDIANIFNEYFNKITDNLNMPHIPQALSSECDAVLAAVENLFSLAEIIPLYKKGSSTDKVNYRPVSLLPTVSKVFESILAKQLLPFFNTFLSKHLCGFRKSYSCQYAILNMLQKWQECHSISGKVGAVLMDLSKAFDCLPSGLLIAKLEAYGVGYNTLKLVLSYLSNRKHRVELGSSGDTCNFADDNTIFSCKSSITAVLESLHSDIVKVVNWFNSNGMVANPSKFQMIILGADVGNISIQIGSSSIAPSKQVKLLGITLDEKLSFYPHVKGMCKSASSKTKALLRIRNFLKQDQIDLLFNSFILPCFNYCPLATHERALCAKTGLMQKTYTEILEISSMMPIHDRNLKSLVTELS from the exons ATGGGTAAAGGTTTTTGGAAATCGGTAAAACCTTTGTTTAATGAAAAAGCCAAATATGGTAAAGAAAGAATTACTCTTGTTGACAAATATATTCAATATAATAATGATAGTGATATTGCAAACATAtttaatgaatattttaataaaattactgACAACCTTAACATGCCACACATTCCTCAAGCTCTTTCATCCGAGTGTGATGCTGTTCTTGCTGCAGTTGAGAA TCTTTTTTCTTTGGCAGAGATAATCCCTTTATATAAAAAGGGTAGCTCCACAGACAAGGTAAATTATAGACCTGTCAGTTTGTTACCAACTGTTTCCAAAGTTTTTGAGAGCATTTTAGCCAAACAACTGTTACCATTCTTCAACACGTTTTTGTCTAAACATCTTTGTGGATTTCGAAAGAGTTACAGCTGTCAGTATGCTATTTTAAACATGCTTCAAAAGTGGCAAGAATGTCACTCAATATCTGGAAAAGTCGGTGCAGTTTTGATGGATTTATCCAAAGCGTTTGATTGTCTCCCTTCTGGTCTTTTAATTGCAAAACTCGAGGCATATGGCGTTGGATATAATACATTAAAGCTTGTACTAAGCTATCTATCAAACAGGAAACATCGAGTGGAGTTAGGCTCCTCG GGTGATACCTGCAACTTTGCCGACGACAACACCATTTTTAGTTGTAAGAGTAGCATTACTGCTGTTCTAGAAAGTTTGCACTCTGACATAGTCAAAGTGGTAAACTGGTTCAACTCAAATGGTATGGTTGCAAATCCAAGCAAGTTTCAGATGATAATTCTGGGAGCTGATGTTGGCAATATCAGCATTCAGATTGGCTCATCTTCTATTGCTCCTTCAAAACAAGTTAAGTTACTAGGTATTACTCTGGatgaaaaactttcattttaccCTCACGTAAAAGGGATGTGCAAAAGTGCTTCCTCAAAGACAAAAGCACTCCTGAGGATACGAAATTTTCTCAAACAAGATCaaattgatttattatttaACTCATTTATTTTACCTTGTTTCAATTATTGCCCCCTT GCAACCCATGAAAGAGCGTTGTGTGCAAAAACTGGTCTGATGCAGAAAACCTATACAGAAATACTGGAAATATCTAGTATGATGCCTATCCATGATAGAAATCTGAAAAGCCTTGTAACTGAGCTAAGctag